AGGGCAGTGCACCAGTACTGCTAGCACCAGAGGGAACTGTAGGTCCAGCTTTATTCCCAAAAGGAGCCAAGCCACTGAAAAACAAGCCACCACTTGCCAGCTCTTCACGTGAGGACAAATTCAGACCAAAAACAGCTGTGTTTGTATTTGAAATGTTATCAGCATTAGCAGACACGTGAGCTTGTTCTTGTtgctgttggtggtggtggggtCTCATCAAGCCAGTAGTTTTTCTGCTCACGGTTGCACCCATCTGGGCTGCTTTCTGCAGCAATGCAGTGGCTGACATGTGTGGGGATGGTCCTGAATGGTACTGTGGTAGAGTGGGGCCAAGACTAGGGTTAGGGTTTGGGCTCATATCTTGATGGGTTGGCGTGAGCTCTTGACCTAGCCTTGTTGAGAGGATTGATGGTGAGGATGAGGAAGACAGAAGATCAATAGGTGTTTGTTGATGTGGTGGGCCAGGACCCCCTAGTCCTGGAGGGCATGCTAGCCATGGTGGGAAATCTGGCCTTGAACGAAAAACTACTTTGCTGCtcttttttaagtgaaaacgCATGAAGGTCTTGACCACTGAATTGGGGCACTTGGAGATTGATACGGGGAGTTGAAGAACCAGGTTGTGTGGAAAGAAATTGACTTGGTGCTCCTGTTATAGCCCTCGCACTCTCCTCCGCTAAAGCTTCACAGAAGGCTCTGTGAGTAATGAAACTGTCCCTCCTGAAACACCAAGCCATGAACAGTGAAAACAAAACCTTACAGgctagaaaacaaaacaaaatcatcataaaactATAAAAGTGCCTTATGTTTATAATGCTAGCAGTATTtgactttctctctctcccggctcctctccttttctctgtgtctgttttatttttctttttttttcactctggTAACCAAGGACAGACTgtttcagccaaaaaaaaaaaaaacgagggcAGATTGTCCACCAAAGCTATAACAATTAATATTTGCCAAACTTAGCATCTCTCTCTGCTGTCAAAGTAGGACTCTGATACTTGCATTGCATTTAATGAATTCCTAAGAAAATCAGATATAGAATAATTCAAAGTCCATGGATGTATATCAACTGCATGGGACTTTTAGAGAAAACATTTAATGAAAATTCTTTTTGTATTCTGGTCATTCCTATTTCCTCACTCACGAGTTAATAAGAACTTATGACTGCAGTCCTAAAACTGGCTTCATGTTCATGTATAGATTTGCTAAATAATGATTTAGGGTTTGTCACCTTGAGAAAAGAGTTCCACAGTCACATCTGTACTCCCTAGTGCCACAGGTCTTGGCGTGAGCTTTCCAATCTGATTGAACTGCATACCTCTTTGAGCACTTGACACATTTCCACTTCTTCTCACCATGCTTTCTGCAAAAATGCTTCTTGATTCCTGTCAGGTCCCCAAGAGCCCTTGATGGATCATGGTGCACACAATTTGGTTCCGGGCACACATACACCTTCTTCCTTACCTCCTTGCTTGTTCTTTGCTTTAGCTTCCATGGCAGGTTGTGCCCTCTTCTATGAAGCTGAAGATTCTGATCTCTCTGAAACCCCTTGTTGCAGATCTCACACAGGAATCTATTTGTTGCCATCAAAGTCTTGGGTGACAAAGCTATCACTTCTGCATCGGGGTCTAAATCGTCAAGAATCCATGcacccaaaaaagaaagaagaagaaaatatattagtaaaactGAAAACAACTAGAACGTGTACAAGAAATAATCACCAATAAAGCTAGTATCTTTAAAGATGGATTTAAGAACCTGGATTTCCTGGTAGGTTTCTCTTCTTTTTGACTGGAGGCTGGGTTTGAGTTGGAGGAGCAAAGTATTGCTGAACTCCGTAGTTGGTGCCAGTTTCATTTCTGTTGCCTGAAGAAACACTTGCTTGATCACCAGAAGCAGAAGTCAAATTAGACATATTTTCCTCTTGTAGTATTTGTTGCTGTTGCTGATGAAACATCAAacttttcatcatctttcttctcTTACTTCGATAAGCCAGCTAGCTGTTTAGAAATCATAAGCTTGCATATCATGGGACCATAGATCTTTGGTTCTCATACATATAtgtaacaaacaaacaaataaagataGAAAGAAAGGGTTTTGAAAGTTGATccaaaagagcaaaaaaaaaaataaataaatttaaaaaaaataacagaagaagcaaaaaacaagggaaaaacttacaaagagaaagagaccaaaaataaaagaagttaaaactgatttttctcaaatatttagACTTTGGATCAGATAGTTAGCCACTTACTTAGCATCATTCCCCTTGATGGTTTCTTCTTTGTTTGGCTTCAACCAAAGGGACAAGCTTTTTTTGATAGCTCAAAAGAaacaaggagaaagaaaaggagagacaaagaaactagctagctagctagctagaacCGAACCCAGATCATCAACCCACTTTCCCCCTTCATTTTCCTTTCCCAATACCAAGAAAGCTCACTATAACCACAcaaaacatgaacaaaaaagATCCAGCAGATAAATAAAactacgtgtgtgtgtgtgtgtgtgagagagagagagaggagagagagagagagagagagagagagctgtgGATGAGAAGCGATAGTCTGTGTGATCCTGAAGGAgtccaaaaacaaaataccacaaaaccaaagaggaaaaaagaaaagataaaagggATCCCTACGGGCTGAACTCTGACGTTGCACTTTCTGTCTTTTCTGTTGTTCTCTTCCCAAACCCCAGAGAAATCTCCTTTCTTTACTGTCTATttgcttccctttttttttttttgttttcttttttaacaaagttttaataatcttctgttaaaaattaactttacaatagttttttctttcccatCACTCCCCTACCTTTTACCATCGTTCTTCCACAAAGCAAAGCAAATAAGAGCTGctgaataaataatttaaaaggcaTGCGCTAATTCACGTAAAAGCTACCATCATTTGTATATCAATATCGAGAAAGAAAGTgggatttcttttttctgtagGATGTGGTGTTAATTCACTTGCATGATTGGTTTATTGTAAGCAGACCTTGACATTTTCACAGCTTTCCACAGAGAAAAAACTTGCAGTGGCATGATTGATTCCTTGATTAAGTTCCCAACGGGCATGGCCAAAAGCCATCctgctaactttttttttatatatatatatatatagcttgacTGCCTGCTCTAGTACTCTTCATGATAGTTTTGAAATGGTAATTAGTAGACATTAGTCAATGCAAGAGATGATCTTAACTTCATCATGGCTTGGTTAATTAACTGCTTGACTGCTTATTGACTCGACGAGCTAGCTCTAGTGTGGTGATGGtaagaaataattataatacatgACAGAAAGTAGGATTTTGGTAGAACTTTGAGGACATCATGCCTCTACTTTGGAGTGTAGCACTTGGATTATTAAGGGACAAAGGACGTCACACCTATGCTGTGTAAAACGATGCTATTTAGCTGCACAAACCTCACAATGATCATCATCAATAATGACAGAAAccattttaaaatagtttttgatgaaattagaacTAGCTAGCCAGTGGCTACCTTGCAAGTTAGACGCCACATATATACACGTGTCTGTGTCATCGATCTGTACTCTAAAATAATGAGAGAACTCGTGGAGCTACACTGTCGTTCTGCTGGTTGATGTTTCCGATGAGAGTTATGTTCCCTCTTACATAATAGGAAGAAAAAGTTgggaatatataaatatttttcttttgtcatcttcttgttttgttcatcaatggtttattttttgaaagggGATCTTGCTCTCGACTAAAGTCTAAATATGCTCCCCCCCAAGCTCAATTCTGCTGTAACTTGctcaaaatatagaaaaaaagggAGAATTTTCAATGTGTTCTACAGTTCCaagtaagaaataaaaatccttAATGTTATGCATGTGGGCTTGTAAGGAAAAATCTACATATAAAATGTGGATTAGtttcaaagttaattttttacacAATACAAGAAAACGtccgaatattttttttaattagaaaacaaaaggaagttattgttgttaataaagtaaattaaaaaaataaataaaatgataaatcaactaaaaaaatataaacactaATTGAATAATAAAGCAGGAAGCTAGTCTTTCTagtaaaatcaaaaaatagatgcaaatataaatattttacaccGATTgcttatctaattttatatattctgattaattttattttagaggttaattttcattgttagcaacaaataatttttgttcattataattatgtcattaaaatgtaactcatttatataaaatataagaagaaaaaaaaattatagacaaattataataatctctccaagaattataaaattaaataaaatattttaaaaagatcaattatcattttaaaaaaaaaggtaagcaaaacaatttaaaaa
This region of Populus alba chromosome 3, ASM523922v2, whole genome shotgun sequence genomic DNA includes:
- the LOC118031011 gene encoding LOW QUALITY PROTEIN: protein indeterminate-domain 7 (The sequence of the model RefSeq protein was modified relative to this genomic sequence to represent the inferred CDS: inserted 2 bases in 1 codon), with protein sequence MMKSLMFHQQQQQILQEENMSNLTSASGDQASVSSGNRNETGTNYGVQQYFAPPTQTQPPVKKKRNLPGNPDPDAEVIALSPKTLMATNRFLCEICNKGFQRDQNLQLHRRGHNLPWKLKQRTSKEVRKKVYVCPEPNCVHHDPSRALGDLTGIKKHFCRKHGEKKWKCVKCSKRYAVQSDWKAHAKTCGTREYRCDCGTLFSRRDSFITHRAFCEALAEESARAITGAPSQFLSTQPGSSTPRINLQVPQFSGQDLHAFSLKKEQQSSFSXSRPDFPPWLACPPGLGGPGPPHQQTPIDLLSSSSSPSILSTRLGQELTPTHQDMSPNPNPSLGPTLPQYHSGPSPHMSATALLQKAAQMGATVSRKTTGLMRPHHHQQQQEQAHVSANADNISNTNTAVFGLNLSSREELASGGLFFSGLAPFGNKAGPTVPSGASSTGALPSGALIEDMMSSLSSASGFEGTSLEDALVSGVLNSKKDVNFSYSLSKTTRNDNGGGSSGGNEGMTRDFLGLRPLSHSDILSMAGLSNCVNTSHEQQIHKPWKG